A region of Chitinophaga horti DNA encodes the following proteins:
- a CDS encoding alpha-L-fucosidase yields MKRLIVAGAMLLQLVKPVCAQQKTDPESIQQKMQWFADAKLGIFIHWGIYAVNGIDESWSFHNRKISHPDYMKQLKGFTAKNYDPQAWADLVKESGARYAVITTKHHDGVALWETKFGKLDVVKQTPAKRDLLTPFYAAIRKHGIKAGAYYSLLDWTNNDYPGFLKDSSRYDIKKEPQRWQKFMAFNNGQMNEIATKFNPDLWWFDGDWEHSADEWNAPAIRSMLLKHNPNTIINGRLTGYGDYDTPEQNFPVVRPQFHWWELCMTINNNWGYQPQDTNWKTPYEVITIFADAISNGGNMLLDIGPKEDGTIPPQQVSVLKELGAWNKKHDSAIFGTIGGLPQGHFYGPTTLSKDSTTLYLFVAGNTTGPIMIKGLDNKIQSVKVVGNGTALTPKIVGKISWSPVPGLVYISVPANVQDKYMTVLELKLDKAVKLYRGKGGLN; encoded by the coding sequence ATGAAACGATTAATTGTGGCGGGAGCCATGCTCCTGCAGCTGGTGAAGCCTGTGTGTGCACAACAAAAAACGGACCCTGAATCCATCCAACAAAAAATGCAGTGGTTTGCAGATGCTAAACTGGGCATCTTTATCCATTGGGGTATTTACGCAGTGAACGGGATCGACGAATCATGGTCGTTCCACAACCGGAAGATCAGTCACCCGGATTACATGAAACAGCTGAAAGGCTTTACAGCAAAGAACTACGACCCTCAGGCATGGGCCGATCTCGTGAAGGAATCGGGTGCCCGTTACGCAGTGATCACGACCAAACACCACGATGGCGTAGCCCTTTGGGAAACGAAGTTTGGTAAACTCGACGTGGTTAAGCAAACGCCCGCCAAACGCGACTTGCTCACGCCGTTTTATGCAGCCATCCGTAAGCACGGCATCAAGGCAGGGGCTTATTATTCGCTACTCGACTGGACAAACAATGACTACCCCGGCTTTTTGAAAGATAGCAGCCGTTATGATATTAAGAAAGAACCGCAGCGCTGGCAAAAGTTCATGGCCTTTAATAACGGGCAGATGAATGAGATCGCGACGAAATTTAACCCCGACTTGTGGTGGTTCGACGGCGATTGGGAACATAGTGCCGATGAATGGAATGCACCTGCGATCCGCAGCATGTTGTTAAAACACAATCCCAACACGATCATTAACGGCCGCCTCACAGGTTATGGCGATTACGATACGCCGGAGCAAAACTTCCCGGTGGTGCGCCCCCAATTTCACTGGTGGGAATTATGCATGACGATCAATAACAACTGGGGTTATCAGCCACAGGACACGAATTGGAAAACACCTTACGAAGTGATTACCATTTTTGCAGATGCGATCAGCAATGGCGGTAATATGCTGCTGGATATTGGTCCTAAAGAAGATGGGACGATACCACCGCAACAGGTGAGTGTGCTGAAAGAACTGGGTGCCTGGAACAAGAAGCACGACAGCGCTATCTTCGGCACTATTGGCGGTTTACCGCAAGGCCACTTCTACGGACCTACTACCCTTTCCAAGGACTCTACCACACTATATTTATTCGTAGCCGGCAATACTACCGGCCCGATCATGATCAAAGGATTGGACAACAAGATCCAAAGTGTGAAAGTGGTAGGTAACGGTACGGCGCTTACGCCTAAGATCGTTGGTAAAATTTCCTGGAGCCCCGTGCCCGGACTCGTATACATTTCCGTACCGGCGAATGTGCAGGATAAGTATATGACGGTACTGGAATTGAAGCTGGATAAGGCCGTGAAGCTTTATCGCGGCAAAGGAGGACTGAATTAG
- a CDS encoding sugar phosphate nucleotidyltransferase, with translation MQPTLLILAAGMASRYGSLKQIQKFGPSGETIVDYSIYDAIRAGFGKIVFIIRKEFATEFKEIFEPKLKGKVATDYVFQEMGAYMQGFELPADRTKPWGTAHAVLCAKDAINEPFAVINADDFYGRDAFEKAAAFLKNDVNASTYALIGYELGKTVSEHGSVSRGVCEVDENSNLASITERTKIALEDGKIQFEHADGTKEELSPATSVSMNFFAFHPSVFSLSERLFQNFLEKHRSEAKSEFFIPLVVDQFIGDGGGVVNVIPTTAQWFGVTYKEDAPGVQASLNALVEAGEYPNNLWK, from the coding sequence ATGCAACCTACGTTATTAATCCTTGCTGCCGGTATGGCAAGCCGTTATGGCAGTTTGAAGCAAATCCAGAAATTTGGCCCCAGTGGAGAAACCATTGTGGATTATTCTATCTACGACGCTATCCGCGCGGGTTTCGGTAAAATCGTATTCATAATACGTAAGGAGTTTGCAACCGAGTTTAAAGAGATCTTCGAGCCTAAACTGAAAGGTAAAGTGGCTACAGATTACGTATTCCAGGAAATGGGCGCCTACATGCAGGGCTTCGAGCTGCCTGCCGACAGGACCAAGCCATGGGGTACCGCTCACGCCGTACTGTGTGCAAAAGATGCGATCAATGAGCCTTTTGCGGTTATCAACGCCGACGACTTCTATGGTCGCGACGCTTTCGAGAAAGCAGCTGCTTTCCTGAAAAATGATGTAAATGCCTCTACATATGCCCTCATCGGCTACGAGCTGGGCAAAACAGTGAGTGAGCACGGTTCAGTATCACGTGGTGTTTGTGAAGTAGATGAGAACAGCAACCTGGCTTCTATCACCGAGCGCACTAAAATCGCTTTGGAAGATGGTAAGATACAGTTTGAGCATGCTGACGGTACTAAAGAGGAGCTGTCGCCTGCTACCAGCGTATCGATGAACTTTTTTGCGTTCCATCCTTCGGTATTTTCCCTGAGCGAGCGCCTGTTCCAGAACTTTTTGGAGAAACACCGCAGCGAAGCGAAGTCTGAGTTCTTTATTCCATTGGTGGTAGACCAGTTCATCGGCGACGGTGGCGGTGTTGTAAACGTGATTCCTACTACTGCACAGTGGTTTGGCGTTACTTACAAAGAAGATGCGCCGGGTGTGCAGGCTTCCCTGAATGCTTTGGTGGAAGCGGGCGAATACCCCAACAATCTCTGGAAGTAA
- a CDS encoding phosphotransferase enzyme family protein, protein MVNIVILQAFGLDAADLDIQRFGSGHINNTFLLSCKNGDKYVLQKINTNVFQEPWVIARNQRLAADYLAQKAPDYLFITPIKTVQGDELFVFNKEYWRLIPFIDGSMSVDQADNPKQAYEAAKEFGKMARLLDGIDMSGFKATIPNFHNLTLRYSAFQDATRTASDERKRFAEELTEAFLGYSDIAVTFEKLKTSTDFGDRVMHHDTKINNVLLRKGTFEGLCVCDLDTLMPGKIISDLGDMVRTYVCPVSEEEQDYSRIEVRSEYYEALMKGYLSEVGGTLTQTEKEHLFYAGKFMIYMQGIRFLTDYLNGDVYYPIKYPEHNFNRAKNQLTLLQALVAKEEELQQIIDACLK, encoded by the coding sequence ATGGTGAATATTGTGATCTTACAAGCCTTTGGGCTTGACGCCGCCGATTTGGACATACAACGGTTCGGATCGGGCCATATTAACAACACCTTCCTGTTAAGTTGCAAAAACGGCGATAAATATGTTCTGCAGAAGATCAACACGAATGTGTTCCAAGAACCCTGGGTAATAGCCCGTAACCAGCGACTGGCGGCGGACTACCTGGCACAAAAGGCGCCGGACTACCTGTTTATCACGCCAATTAAAACGGTGCAGGGTGACGAGCTGTTCGTGTTCAATAAAGAATACTGGCGACTGATCCCGTTCATAGATGGATCTATGAGTGTGGACCAGGCCGACAATCCGAAGCAGGCTTACGAAGCGGCAAAAGAGTTTGGGAAGATGGCGCGTTTACTCGACGGCATCGATATGAGTGGTTTTAAAGCCACTATCCCTAACTTTCACAACCTGACGCTTCGTTACAGTGCCTTCCAGGACGCGACACGTACGGCATCTGACGAAAGGAAACGTTTTGCGGAAGAACTGACGGAAGCCTTCCTCGGTTATTCCGACATCGCAGTGACCTTCGAAAAGCTAAAGACCAGCACCGATTTCGGCGACCGCGTGATGCACCACGATACGAAGATCAACAACGTATTGTTACGCAAAGGCACTTTCGAAGGCCTTTGTGTGTGCGACCTGGATACGCTGATGCCCGGCAAGATCATCTCCGACCTGGGCGATATGGTGCGTACTTATGTATGTCCCGTATCCGAAGAGGAGCAGGACTACAGCCGCATTGAGGTACGGAGCGAGTATTACGAAGCACTCATGAAAGGTTACCTGTCCGAAGTAGGCGGCACGCTTACCCAAACAGAAAAGGAACACCTTTTTTATGCAGGTAAGTTCATGATTTACATGCAGGGCATCCGGTTTTTAACCGATTACCTCAATGGCGATGTGTACTACCCGATCAAGTACCCGGAGCATAACTTCAACCGCGCCAAAAACCAGCTTACGCTTTTACAGGCGCTGGTGGCCAAGGAAGAGGAATTGCAGCAGATTATAGATGCTTGTCTTAAATAA
- a CDS encoding branched-chain amino acid transaminase translates to MYSYYNENTILYFNGEYVKASEAKMDLYGQSLHYGYAVFEGIRAYKTASGEVKIFKGEEHFDRFRRSCELIHIPYKWTNQELIDACYKVLELNGLQEAYVRPLVFCPPNMTLKAAQEAYVMICAWEWPAYLGDKLIRVMTSSYQRPNPKAFKIESKSAGLYINSILSSEEARAKGFDEALLLDAAGYVAEGSSANVFFEKEGKIYTPPPGAILPGITRATVIEICAELGIPLEEKLFTVDELKTAEAAFYCGTAAEIIGWESIDGHKLSKPFADSLCRVIQQAYKAKVIEKAFKREEAQVA, encoded by the coding sequence ATGTATAGCTATTACAACGAGAACACGATTCTGTACTTCAACGGCGAGTATGTAAAGGCGTCGGAAGCAAAAATGGACCTGTACGGTCAGTCTCTCCACTATGGTTACGCGGTGTTTGAAGGCATCCGTGCGTACAAGACGGCCAGTGGAGAAGTGAAGATCTTTAAGGGCGAAGAGCACTTCGACCGTTTCCGCCGCAGCTGTGAGCTGATCCACATCCCTTACAAGTGGACCAACCAGGAGCTGATCGATGCCTGTTACAAGGTGCTGGAGCTGAACGGCCTGCAGGAAGCTTATGTTCGTCCGCTGGTATTTTGCCCGCCGAACATGACATTGAAGGCTGCCCAGGAAGCTTATGTAATGATCTGTGCATGGGAATGGCCCGCTTACCTCGGAGACAAACTGATCCGTGTAATGACTTCTTCTTACCAGCGCCCGAACCCGAAAGCGTTCAAGATCGAGTCTAAGTCTGCCGGTTTGTACATCAACTCCATTCTTTCTTCTGAAGAAGCCCGTGCAAAAGGTTTCGACGAAGCACTGCTGCTCGACGCTGCCGGTTATGTAGCGGAGGGCTCCAGCGCCAACGTATTCTTCGAAAAAGAAGGTAAGATCTACACCCCGCCCCCAGGTGCTATCCTGCCAGGCATTACCCGCGCTACCGTAATCGAGATCTGCGCAGAACTGGGTATTCCGCTGGAAGAGAAACTGTTTACCGTAGACGAACTGAAAACTGCTGAAGCTGCCTTCTATTGCGGTACAGCTGCCGAAATCATCGGATGGGAATCCATCGATGGTCACAAACTCTCCAAACCATTCGCCGATTCACTCTGCAGAGTCATTCAACAGGCTTACAAGGCGAAAGTCATCGAAAAAGCATTTAAAAGAGAAGAAGCACAGGTAGCTTAA
- the ilvD gene encoding dihydroxy-acid dehydratase, with protein sequence MELNKYSKTLTQDPTQPAAQAMLYGIGLTEEDLAKAQVGIASMGYDGNTCNMHLNDLAQIVKKGVWANDLVGLTFHTIGVSDGMSNGTEGMRYSLVSRDLIADSIETVCGAQYYDALITVPGCDKNMPGSLIAMGRLDRPSIMVYGGSIAPGKWKGQDLNIISSFEALGQRIAGQLDEGDFKGIVMNSCPGAGACGGMYTANTMSSAIEALGMSLPYSSSNPALSQQKKDECLEAGKYIRILLEKDIKPSDIMTFKAFENAITVVIALGGSTNAVLHFLAIAKAVNVKFTLEDFQRISDKTPLIADLKPSGKYMMEDLHNVGGVPMVMKYLLQKGHLHGDCLTVTGKTIAENLESIPDIDFEKQDIIYPLETPLKANGHIQMLYGNIAEKGSVAKITGKEGERFTGPARVFDGEFELIAGISSGKVKKGDVVVIRNVGPKGAPGMPEMLKPTSAIIGAGLGKSVALITDGRFSGGTHGFVVGHIVPEAVEGGAIGLVQDDDIIEIDAVKNTINVQLTPEELAARKSKWVKPALKVTKGILFKYAKHVKDATEGCVTDED encoded by the coding sequence ATGGAATTAAATAAATACAGCAAAACACTCACACAAGATCCTACGCAGCCCGCTGCGCAAGCGATGTTGTACGGTATTGGTCTTACCGAAGAAGACCTCGCAAAAGCCCAGGTAGGCATCGCCAGCATGGGTTACGACGGAAACACCTGTAACATGCACCTCAACGACCTGGCACAGATCGTAAAAAAGGGTGTGTGGGCCAACGATCTCGTAGGCCTTACTTTTCATACCATCGGCGTAAGTGATGGTATGAGCAACGGTACCGAGGGCATGCGTTATTCCCTCGTTAGCCGCGACCTTATTGCAGACTCTATTGAAACCGTGTGCGGCGCGCAATATTATGATGCGCTCATTACCGTACCGGGTTGTGATAAAAATATGCCTGGCTCCCTCATCGCTATGGGCCGCCTGGATCGTCCGTCCATCATGGTGTACGGCGGTTCCATCGCCCCAGGTAAATGGAAAGGCCAGGACCTCAACATCATCTCTTCTTTCGAAGCCCTCGGTCAACGCATCGCAGGCCAGCTGGATGAAGGTGATTTTAAAGGTATCGTGATGAACTCTTGTCCCGGTGCAGGCGCCTGTGGCGGTATGTATACGGCTAACACCATGAGTTCTGCGATTGAAGCGCTGGGAATGAGCTTACCTTACAGTTCATCTAACCCGGCATTAAGCCAGCAGAAAAAAGACGAGTGCCTGGAGGCGGGTAAATACATCCGCATCCTGCTCGAAAAAGATATTAAGCCCTCCGACATCATGACGTTCAAAGCGTTTGAAAACGCCATCACGGTAGTGATCGCACTCGGAGGCAGCACCAACGCGGTACTACACTTCCTGGCCATCGCCAAAGCGGTGAACGTGAAGTTTACCCTCGAAGATTTCCAGCGCATCAGCGACAAAACACCACTGATTGCCGACCTGAAACCTTCCGGTAAATACATGATGGAAGACCTGCACAATGTAGGCGGTGTACCGATGGTGATGAAATACCTGTTACAGAAAGGCCACCTGCATGGCGACTGCCTGACTGTAACCGGCAAAACCATCGCAGAAAACCTGGAGTCCATCCCGGACATCGACTTCGAAAAACAGGATATTATTTATCCGCTCGAAACACCGCTGAAAGCAAATGGTCACATCCAGATGCTGTACGGCAACATCGCCGAAAAAGGTTCCGTGGCGAAAATCACCGGTAAAGAAGGTGAACGCTTTACCGGCCCGGCACGTGTGTTCGACGGTGAGTTTGAACTCATCGCAGGCATATCCTCCGGTAAAGTGAAGAAAGGAGACGTAGTGGTGATCCGTAACGTAGGTCCGAAAGGTGCACCGGGTATGCCCGAAATGCTGAAACCTACTTCCGCCATCATTGGTGCTGGTTTGGGTAAAAGCGTAGCGCTCATCACCGATGGCCGCTTCTCTGGTGGTACCCACGGTTTCGTAGTAGGCCACATCGTACCGGAAGCAGTAGAAGGTGGCGCGATTGGCCTGGTGCAGGACGACGACATTATTGAAATAGACGCAGTAAAGAATACGATTAATGTGCAGTTGACGCCCGAAGAGCTGGCGGCCCGTAAATCGAAATGGGTAAAACCAGCCCTGAAGGTAACGAAGGGGATATTATTTAAGTACGCAAAACATGTTAAAGATGCAACAGAAGGATGTGTTACCGATGAAGACTGA
- the ilvB gene encoding biosynthetic-type acetolactate synthase large subunit, whose protein sequence is MQQKDVLPMKTEKSDKRPAPAPVSEPITGAEAVIRSLIAEGVETIFGYPGGAIMPIYDALYDFQVSGQVNHILVRHEQGATHAAQGYARSSGKTGVVFATSGPGATNLVTGLADAYMDSTPMVAITGQVAAALLGTDAFQETDVIGITMPITKWNIQVTRPEDIPGAIAKAFYIAKSGRPGPVLVDITKNAQFGKLDFQYEACEYIRSYRPKPVLNMEQVEAAAALINASKRPYILCGHGVLIADAQKELIAFAEKAGIPIASTLLGLSAVSVDHPLYVGYVGMHGNYSPNINTNECDVLIAVGMRFDDRITGDVNTYARQAKVVHIEIDEAEIHKIIKADAPVHADAKEALQALTGKIDAKDTKAWIQSFKELDKQEDEKVRHKELYPTEGELKMAEVIRLISEKTGGEAILVTDVGQHQMIASRYYGFKSPNTNITSGGMGTMGFALPAAMGAKVGKEEREVVAIIGDGCFQMTLQELGTIYQSKIGVKIVILNNNFLGMVRQWQQLFFDRRYSSTEMTNPDFVQIAKGFFIPGKKVTDRSEISDAIDEMLNTPGAYLLEVVVEKEDNVFPMVPAGAPIASIRLD, encoded by the coding sequence ATGCAACAGAAGGATGTGTTACCGATGAAGACTGAGAAGTCTGACAAGCGGCCCGCACCAGCCCCGGTATCAGAACCGATTACCGGCGCAGAAGCGGTGATCCGTTCCCTGATCGCAGAAGGCGTGGAAACCATTTTTGGTTATCCCGGAGGAGCCATCATGCCTATTTATGACGCTTTATACGACTTCCAGGTCTCTGGCCAGGTCAATCATATTTTGGTCCGTCACGAACAGGGGGCTACGCATGCCGCTCAAGGTTATGCACGCAGCTCAGGCAAAACGGGTGTGGTGTTCGCCACCTCAGGCCCCGGTGCTACCAACCTGGTAACAGGTTTGGCAGATGCTTACATGGACTCGACCCCCATGGTAGCGATTACCGGACAGGTGGCAGCGGCATTGCTCGGCACCGATGCATTCCAGGAAACGGATGTGATAGGTATTACCATGCCCATCACCAAATGGAACATCCAGGTAACACGCCCCGAAGATATTCCGGGTGCGATTGCCAAAGCATTTTATATCGCGAAGAGCGGCCGCCCGGGCCCGGTGCTGGTAGACATTACCAAGAACGCCCAGTTCGGCAAGCTCGACTTCCAATACGAAGCCTGCGAATACATCCGCAGTTATCGCCCGAAACCTGTGCTGAACATGGAACAGGTAGAAGCTGCTGCTGCACTGATCAATGCATCTAAACGACCTTACATCCTGTGTGGTCATGGTGTTTTGATTGCAGACGCACAAAAGGAACTGATTGCCTTTGCAGAAAAGGCAGGCATTCCCATCGCCTCTACCTTACTCGGTTTGAGCGCTGTTTCAGTTGATCACCCGCTGTACGTTGGCTATGTAGGCATGCACGGTAATTACAGTCCTAACATCAATACCAACGAATGTGATGTGCTGATTGCAGTAGGTATGCGTTTCGACGACCGCATCACCGGTGATGTAAACACTTACGCCCGCCAGGCTAAAGTAGTACACATCGAGATCGACGAAGCGGAAATCCACAAGATCATTAAAGCCGATGCACCCGTACATGCCGATGCAAAAGAAGCATTACAGGCGCTGACCGGTAAAATCGATGCCAAGGACACGAAAGCCTGGATCCAGTCTTTCAAAGAACTGGACAAGCAGGAAGATGAGAAAGTACGCCACAAAGAGTTGTATCCTACCGAAGGTGAACTGAAAATGGCGGAAGTGATCCGGTTGATTTCTGAGAAGACAGGCGGCGAGGCCATCCTGGTTACAGACGTGGGTCAGCACCAGATGATTGCTTCCCGTTACTACGGTTTTAAATCACCTAATACAAATATTACTTCCGGCGGGATGGGTACCATGGGCTTTGCATTGCCTGCAGCCATGGGAGCTAAAGTTGGGAAGGAAGAAAGGGAAGTAGTGGCCATTATCGGCGACGGCTGTTTCCAGATGACGTTGCAGGAGTTGGGTACGATTTATCAATCCAAGATCGGTGTTAAGATCGTGATCCTGAACAACAACTTCCTGGGCATGGTGCGCCAGTGGCAGCAACTGTTCTTCGACCGTCGTTATTCTTCTACCGAAATGACCAATCCTGATTTTGTGCAGATCGCGAAAGGATTTTTCATCCCCGGTAAAAAAGTAACTGACCGCTCCGAGATCAGCGATGCGATTGACGAAATGCTGAACACGCCCGGCGCTTATCTGCTGGAAGTAGTGGTGGAAAAGGAGGACAACGTATTCCCGATGGTGCCTGCGGGCGCGCCTATTGCATCAATCAGGCTCGACTAG